The genomic interval CGAGGAGCCGGAGTGGCGGCCGGACTACCTCAAGATCTATCCGACGCTCGTCGTGCGCGGCACCCGCATCTACGACCAGTGGCGGCGCGACGAGTTCGAACCGCTCGGGAACGAGCAGGCCGCCGAACTGGTCGCGCGCGTCATGAAGGACATCCCGCGGTACGTGCGGTTGCAGCGCGTGCAGCGCGACATCCCCGCGGACTTCATCGACGCGGGCGTCTGGAAGTCGAACCTCCGTCAGCTCGCGTGGGAGAAACTGGACGAACACGGCTGGACGTGTAACTGCATCCGGTGTCGGGAGGTCGGGATGAACGACGACGACCCCGAGAACGTCGAACTCGACGTGCTGACGTACGAGGCGGGCGGCGGCACGGAGCACTTCATCAGCTTCGAGGACTTCGAGAAAGACCTCCTCGTCGGGTTCGCCCGATTGCGCTTCCCGAACGACCCGGTGCGGCGCGAACTCGACAACGCCGCCCTCCTGCGGGAACTCCACGTCTACGGCGGCGAGACGGGAATCGGCGAGGAGAGCCGGGACGACCAGCACCAGCACCGGGGCTACGGCCGCCGCCTCATGGAACGCGCCGAGGACATGGCCGCCGACGCCGGCTACGACAAACTCTCCGTCATCTCGGGCATCGGCGCGCGCCAGTACTACAAGCAGAAACTCGGCTACGTGCAGGACGGCCCGTACGTGAGTAAGGGCCTGTAGCGTACAGTTATCCCGATTGGTCGCGTGGTGTCGGTATGGATATTCGTGGTGAGCCGCGGGTGCCGTACGTCGAGTCGCGCGAGGAACTCCCGGAGTCGCAGCGCGATGTCTACGACCGGGTAACCGCGGGTCGAGGCAAGGTAATCGGGCCGTTCGGTGTGCTCCTCCACAGTCCGGTGCTGGCGGGTCGTGTGGCGGATTTGGGGAGCTATCTGCGGTTCGAGAGCGCGCTCCCGGAGGGCTTGCGGGAGTTGGCCATCGTGGTGTCGGGCCGGGAGTTCGACGCGGCGTTCGAGTGGGCGGTGCACGCGCCGCTCGCGCGCGAGGCGGGCGTGAGCGAGGCCGCGCTGGACGCCGTACTGGACGACGCGCCGGTGGACGACCTCCCCGCGACGGAGGGGCTGGTGATTCGATACGGTCGCGAACTCTGGCGCGACCACGAAGTCGCGGACGAGACGTATCGCGCGGCGGAAGACGCGTTCGGCGTGCAGGGCGTCGTGGATCTCACCGCACTGCTGGGATACTACGGGCTCGTCGCGTGCGTGCTGAACGCGTTCGAGGTGTTGCCGGCGGCGGAGACGCCGCTATAGTTCGACGAGTCCGCCGGCGGTCGCGCCGGGCGCGACGTCGTGGGGGGCGGTGAGGGGGCTGACGCTGATTTCGTCGTCCACGACGGCGCGGCGGTCGGTGCCCTCGGGGTCGGGCACGTCGCGCTCGAACAGTTCGTTCCAGAACTTGTCGTTGACGTTCACGCCCTGTTCGGTGAACTCGGCTTCGAGTTCGTACTCCTGGGTGGGGCGGGT from Salarchaeum japonicum carries:
- a CDS encoding carboxymuconolactone decarboxylase family protein → MDIRGEPRVPYVESREELPESQRDVYDRVTAGRGKVIGPFGVLLHSPVLAGRVADLGSYLRFESALPEGLRELAIVVSGREFDAAFEWAVHAPLAREAGVSEAALDAVLDDAPVDDLPATEGLVIRYGRELWRDHEVADETYRAAEDAFGVQGVVDLTALLGYYGLVACVLNAFEVLPAAETPL